DNA from Verrucomicrobiaceae bacterium:
CTCTCCTCCGCCGTGAGCAGGTCTTTGAGGATCTGTTTGATCAGGCTCTCCTGCTCTGCCTGGCTGTAGATGACGAAGTTTTTCTTGTACCCGAGATGCTCCGCGAACTCACGCAGCAAGCGTGCACTGAAGGCGTGGAAGGTGCCGATGACCACTTTCTTGCCCAGGCCATCTCGCACCATGCCTTTGACACGCTCACGCATCTCATTGGATGCCTTGTTGGTGAAGGTGACAGCGAGGATGTTTTTCGGGTGGATGCCCTCATTGACCATGTGGGCGATGCGGGCCGTGATCACGCGTGTCTTGCCCGTGCCCGCACCAGCGAGGATGAGTAGCGGCCCCTGGATATGGGTGGCTGCCTCACGCTGCTGGGGATTGAGTGTACCAGTGAATCCGCTCATGCCACGCCTCTCCTCACCGCCATGCGTACCCCGCATCGCGTGCTCGCGATGATGCAGTGTGGTGCGCAGGAAAACGGGTGATTCATGCCCTGCCCATGCCACGCCACGCTCATGATGCAAGTGAGTGATCGCCTCACCCCACCACCATCTCCACCGGGCAGTGGTCGCTCCCATGCACATCCGCGCGGATCGTGCAGGACTTCAGCGCCGGACGCAGCGCGGCAGACGCCAGCCAGTAATCCAGACGCCACCCGATATTCTTCGCTCGGGCATCCGGCGTGCGCTGCGTCCACCACGTATAGCAGCCCAGCTTCGTCGGCTCAAACACCCGGAACACATCCAGAAAGCCCGCCTCCAGATGCTGACCGAAACTGGCCCGCTCCGCATCGCTAAAGCCCGGATTCATACGATTCGACCGCGGATTCGTCAGATCGATCTCCAGGTGGGCGCAGTTCAGATCCCCACAGGCCAGCACCGGCTTCCTGCCCTCCAGCGTCCTCAAATGAGCCCGGTAGGCCGCATCCCAGCTCAGGCGGTAATCCAGCCGCGCCAGCGCCATCTGCGCATTCGGCGTATAGACATTCACCACATAGAAATCGGGGAACTCCACCGTGATCAGCCGCCCCTCACGGTCATGCTCCGCCACCCCCAGGCCGATGCTACTCGTCTGGAATGGCACACGACTCAGCACCAGCGTCCCCGAGTAGCCCTTCTTCTCCGCGCTCGACCACACCGCCTCGTAGCCAGAGAACCACCCCAGATCCACCTGCTCCGCCTGCGCCTTCGTCTCCTGCAGGCAGATCACATCCGCATCGCAATCACGCAGATACTCCCGTAGGCCTTTGTTGAGAGAAGCACGGATGCCATTGACGTTCCAGGTAGTGAGTTTCATGCGGGGCCCGCCTGCATAGTCGGCAATGTGCTTGCCGCAAACGCCGCGCGGCGCATCATCCGCGCACTTCGACACATGAAATCTGCGCTCCACCTCCTCCTCGCCGCTTTGCTGGCCGCCTCATCCACCTTCGCCGCTGAAGAAGAAAAAAAAGCCGAAACAGCGCCCGAGCCCAAACCAGACCCCACCGAGTCACTCTTCAAAGGCGCCGAAAAGCCCGTGGACATCGGCGGATTCGGCAGTGACCAGCCCATCGAGCGTGCAGACATGCCCACACGCGGCGTTTTGAAATTCGCCAAAGGCACCTTCACCCGCACCGCGCAGCAGCATTGGGAGCAGTTCGACTGGAAGCCCTTCACCATGAAGCGCTGGGGCCGCTACCACGTCCGCCTCACCTACACCCTGAAGTTCGCCTTCCTACCCAGCCTCTTCAAAATCGGCACCCAATCACTCAAGCACCCCCTCACCGCCGCACAGGCCCCGAACTCGATGTACCTCGGCACCATCTACATCGACAAACCGGGCGAATATGGCTGCTCCTTCTACGCACCCAGCTCCGCCGCCGAGTCCAGCCTCGACGTCATCGAGCTCGCCCTCATCCCCGCCCCAGAAGGCCCCCCGCCCACCCAGGCCGGCGATGGCAAAATCATCCTCCCCGCCAGCTCCGCCACCACCTGGTCCGAAACCATGCGCTACGAGCCTAAACCCGAAAAAAACTGCCTCGGCTACTGGACCAGCCCCGATGACCACGCCGAATGGGAATTCGAAGTCACCCAACCCGGCAAATACGCCCTCAGCATCATCCACGGCTGCGGCGACGGCAACCACGGCAGCGAAATCCTCGTCAAAGTCGCCGGCAAAGACCTCCAATTCACCACCCAGGACACCGGCGGCTTCCAAAAATGGAAAGAACTCCCCATCGGCGAAATCGAGCTCCCCGCAGGCACCACACGCCTCCTCGTCGATCCATTGACCAAAGCCAAATCCGCCGTCCTCGATATCCAGCGCCTCGAACTCAAACCCGTGAAGTGACTCAGGCGGCTCCCCGCACCGCAGCACCTCCCCTGCGCTTGCTTCCCGCCCAAATCACCGCCATGACTACCCGTACTCCCGCTCCCGCATTTCACTAACCATGGCAAAAATCACCTTCGTTTTCGAAGACGGACAGGATGTGGTGGTCCCCATCGACGAACGCGTCACCATCGGCCGCGCCGAGGACAATGACGTCGTCGTCGAGGACGAGCGCCTCTCCCGCTATCATGCCGAGCTGCTCATGAACGCAGACGGCAGCGTCCAAGTCTTCGATCAGCAATCCCGCACCGGCACCTTCGTCAACGGACAGCGCATCATCAGCCACACCCTCCTCCACGGCGACAAGCTCTCCTTTGGCCCCCTCCAGGCCATCCTCGACCTCGAGCACCCTGCCAACATACCCCAATCAAAACCCACCCTCCCCGCCCCGCCTAAAAAGACCGCCCGCGTCCCCGTCACCACCCCACAGACCGCCTCAGCAGCACTCGATCCCGGCCTCAGCGTCACCACCCGCGTCCCCGTCACCACCACCCGCGAGCGCCAGGCAGATGCAGCCGTCCGCCAGGCAGAAAACCGGCTCGCCCTCCTCCAAGTCGCCGAAAAACAAGCCCGTGAATCCTCCCGCGAGTGGACCCAGTCCCTGGAAAAAATCCAGCTCGACCACGCCGCACGCCAGCTCGAATTTCAGCAGCTCACCCACCAGATCGCCCAGGCAGAAGCCCGCCTCCAAGACCTCCAAACCAACGAAAAAGCCCACCTCGCCGCCCTCCAACGCGAAACCGGCGAAACCCTCCAAAAACAGCACCAAGAGCTCGAAGCCAAAAAAACCGAATTAGCGGAACTCACCGCCCAACTCGAAAAAAACCGGACCCAGCTCCAAAGCCTCGAAAAAGACCTCGCCACCCGCCAGAGCCTCCTCGACACCGCTCGCAGCGAACTCACCGCGCTCCAATCCACTGCCCGCGAAGCCCAGCGCCTCACCACCGAGCAACGCGACCTCGCCCACAGCGCCGCCGAGCAGCTCACCGCCCTCCAACAGCGCCACACCGCGCTCCAGGCCCAAGTTGACACCCTCCAGCACACCCAGCAGCAGCTCACCCACACACAAAACGCCCTCACCGAAGCCGAAGCACGCCAGAAAGCCCTCCACACCGCCCTCCAGTGCCTCAGCCAAGACCGAGAAAGCCATGAAACCGCCCTCACCCGGCTCGAAACCCAAGCCGCCACCGCCCAAGAGCAGCTCCACGTCACCCGCCAGCAGCAAGCAGAAGAAACCCGCCGCCTGGAAGAAATCCGCAGCCGTATCGCCGAGCTCCAAGCCCAGCACTCCGCCCCGCTCAAAGACCTAGAAAACGACATCGAAGCCGCCCGCCAAGAACTCGCCACCCTCCGTGCCGAACTCCGCCCCATGCGCAACTGGCACCACGACATGCGCCGACGTCACTCCCGCCTCGCCACCCTCCCTCCTGGCTCTGCGGACGCCCAAGAGTTAAAAGACGAAATCCAGGCCGAACTAGAGCACCTCCACCAGCTCATCATCACCCCATCCAACGAGACCCCTCAGACCATCCAGGCCGAGCTCCTCCCCGTCTCCCCCGTCCCCATGAAATCCGCCACCGTCCGGCCCCGGCAGTCCTGAGACCCCCGCAAGAAATCTGCGGCAACAATAAGGTACTAAATCTCTGCAATATAATTGTTGCCACAACGGATAACTTTATTCAAGATTGGGGTCTTCACGCTAACTACGCCTACCACTCCAGTCCCATGAACACTGTTGCGCCCTCCTCCCATGAGTTAAATGCTTCCAAGGCGGATCTAGAAAAGCAGCTCATCGGCGTGAATGCGAAGACGGGGCCGTATTTGCGCTCGGGGCGGGGCTCCAGGCGGATTCGGGGGTTTCAGGCGCAGACGAATTGTTTCCACGTGATGTCCCGCACCTGTGGCGGGGCGGTGTTTTGGGATGATGTGGAGAAGGAGGCGCTGCGGAGGGTGATCTGGCGGCTGACGGAGTTCTGCGGATTGAGGGTGCTGACTTACTGCGTGATGGGAAACCATTTTCACCTGTTGCTGGAGGTGCCGGATCAGAAGCGGTGGCTCGAAGAGCAGTTTGGGGGTCTCAGCGACGCGGAGGGCGAGGAGAAGCTCTTTCGGCATCTGCGGGTGCTTTATAGCAAAGCGTTCGTGGAGGGGCTGCGGGAAGAGTTTGAGGAACTGAGAAAGCGTGGCTCAGAGGGGCTGGTGCGGTGGCGCTTGGAGTTGCTGAAGAGGCGGTTTTGCAATTTGCCGGTGTTCATGCAGGAATTGAAAACACGATTTACGAAGTGGTACAACAAGCGTCACAAGCGCAAGGGCACGTTGTGGATGGATCGGTTCCGCAGTGTGCTGGTGGAGGGGAAAGGGAACCCTCTTCTCGCAATGGCGGCGTATATTGATCTGAATGCGGTGCGAGCGGGGATGGTCGTGGACCCGAAGGATTACCGGTGGTGTGGTTATGCGGAGGCGCTGGGAGGGAACAAGGAATGCCAGCGTGGTATTTGCCGAGTGACGGGGCGAAATATGGGGGAGAAGGATTGGGTGAAGAGCGGAGCGCGGGAGGGGTATCGGCAGATGTTGTTTTCGGTGGGGCGAGAGGTGAAAACGGCGGATGGGAAGGCTGTGGCTCGGCGTGGGGTGAGTGAGCAGCAGGCGGAGGAGGTTTTGGCGCAAAAAGGGCGGCTATCGCTGGTTGAGTTGGTGCGCTCGCGGGTGCGGCATTTCACGGAGGGGGCGGTGATTGGCTCGGAGGATTTCGTGAATGCGTATTTTCAGGGGCATCGAGCGTGGTTTGGTCCATCGAGAAAGGATGGGGCGAGGCGGATTCGAGTTTCTGAAGGTGGGCTCCATGCGCTGCGGGATTTGAGATGATGCATGGTGCAGAAAATGGGGCCCATGCTGAAAAATCAGCAACCTGTGCTTGACGATTTGACGGCCTGCTGATAATTCAGCACCCATGTGGGACGAAAATCATTCTACCGAACTCAGTCGGCGTGAGCGCCAAGTCATCGAGATCGTCATGCGTCACGGACGTGTCTCGGCACGGGAGATCGAGGAGGAGCTGCCAGAGGCTCCGAGTTACTCGGCGGTGCGCAGCATCCTGCGCTTGCTGGTGGAGCGCGAGCATTTGATCAAAACGTCCGAGGACGGTCGTGACTGGTTCACGCTGCCGGTTTCGGCGAAGAAGGCCCGTGTCGGTGCACTGAAGAACCTGGTGGACCGCTTCTTCGAGGACAGCGTGGGAGAGGCTGCGCTGGCCCTGCTGGGCAAAAAGAACGTCAAACTCTCCGCCGAGGAGGCGGATAAACTCATCTCCCTCATCAACAACGCTCGCGAGTCATGATCTCCTACCATATCGAAAATGTTCTCCAGGCTCTGGCGCAGCATCCGGCGCTGAGTTTGCTCGTTTCAGCCCTCACGGCCAGTTCTGCGCTGGTGGTGGCTGCTTTGGCCGTCAGCGAATTGCTGCGTGGCAGGTCGGCTCGCTCGCGGAGCATGATTTGGCGTGTGGCTTTGCTGGGGCTGCTGGTTTTGGGGCTGTGGCGACTGATGCCGCAGTTCTCCAGGCCTGCGACGGTGGTGGAGTGGGAGATCACGATGCCGATCCGTGAGGTGTCGCTGGATGAAGAAGGGCTATCCCAGCCTGTTGCGCCGATTACGCCCTATGTGATGCCGGAAGTTACTCTGGGCCAAAAAATCATGGATTGGTGTGATGAGCATGCTTTGCACCTGTGGATGGCTGGAGCGGCCTTTTGGGTGTTTTGGCGGCTGGGGCGGGCATGCATGGGCATGGGCTGGTTGCGGCGGAAATCGACGGTGGCTCCGCAGCGGATTTCCAGGCTGCTACAGAGCCTGACGCCGAAAAAGTGGCCGCGCTGCATGCTGACACAGGATTTGCACACGCCGATGATCACCGGCTGGCTGCGGCCCACGATCTGGCTGCCTGCGGAGGCGGCACATTGGCCGGAAAACCGCCTGCGCAGTGCCCTGCGGCATGAGCTGGCGCATCTGCACCGCTCGGATGTGCCCTGGCATGCTCTGGCGCGGCTGACGGCCTGTGTGTGGTGGTGGCAGCCGCTCGCCTGGCTGGCACGGCATCGCCTGCACACGGAGACGGAGCACGCGGCGGATGATCATGCCCTGATGGCTGGTGAGGACGCCGCAGAGTATGCCCGCACGCTGGTGGAGATCGCTGCGGGGATGCCCGCGACCCTACCCCAGGCGGGTGGGGTGCCGATGCTGGCCAGCTCAGAGGTGCGTCAGCGGGTGCAGCAGCTCATGCGCACGAATCTTTGGCGCGGCCGTGTCGGCTTCGGCGCGATGGTCGCTCTCGCTTTGGTATCCGCTTTCATTGCCCTGGTTGCGATGACGAAAATGGAGTTCACACCGAAGAAGCCTGTCTTCCGCAGCCTAGCCAAATTGGTCGCTGGGGGCCGAATGGTGGCGGACATGCAGTATCGCTGGGAGGAGCAGCTCCAGGATTTCTACGGCACCATCATCGAGACGATCGAGTCCGCCGAAATGCAGTACAAAGCCCGTGAGCGGGTTCACTCGTTGCACCCGGATTTAAAAGATAAAGACGTCGCAATCGAAGTGCGACAAACCAAAGGCTCTGCCATCTTCAATATCCTCGCGACGGGCGAGGACCCGAAGTACACGCAGATTTACCTCAATGCCCTGCTCGATGAGTTCATCGCTTTTCGCCAAATCATTCGCGAGCAGGCTCAGGGCAAAGTTTTGTCCACCTTCCTGCAGGAAGTCGTGAACAAGCAGAAGACCATGGAG
Protein-coding regions in this window:
- a CDS encoding FHA domain-containing protein gives rise to the protein MAKITFVFEDGQDVVVPIDERVTIGRAEDNDVVVEDERLSRYHAELLMNADGSVQVFDQQSRTGTFVNGQRIISHTLLHGDKLSFGPLQAILDLEHPANIPQSKPTLPAPPKKTARVPVTTPQTASAALDPGLSVTTRVPVTTTRERQADAAVRQAENRLALLQVAEKQARESSREWTQSLEKIQLDHAARQLEFQQLTHQIAQAEARLQDLQTNEKAHLAALQRETGETLQKQHQELEAKKTELAELTAQLEKNRTQLQSLEKDLATRQSLLDTARSELTALQSTAREAQRLTTEQRDLAHSAAEQLTALQQRHTALQAQVDTLQHTQQQLTHTQNALTEAEARQKALHTALQCLSQDRESHETALTRLETQAATAQEQLHVTRQQQAEETRRLEEIRSRIAELQAQHSAPLKDLENDIEAARQELATLRAELRPMRNWHHDMRRRHSRLATLPPGSADAQELKDEIQAELEHLHQLIITPSNETPQTIQAELLPVSPVPMKSATVRPRQS
- the xth gene encoding exodeoxyribonuclease III, translated to MKLTTWNVNGIRASLNKGLREYLRDCDADVICLQETKAQAEQVDLGWFSGYEAVWSSAEKKGYSGTLVLSRVPFQTSSIGLGVAEHDREGRLITVEFPDFYVVNVYTPNAQMALARLDYRLSWDAAYRAHLRTLEGRKPVLACGDLNCAHLEIDLTNPRSNRMNPGFSDAERASFGQHLEAGFLDVFRVFEPTKLGCYTWWTQRTPDARAKNIGWRLDYWLASAALRPALKSCTIRADVHGSDHCPVEMVVG
- a CDS encoding BlaI/MecI/CopY family transcriptional regulator, with product MWDENHSTELSRRERQVIEIVMRHGRVSAREIEEELPEAPSYSAVRSILRLLVEREHLIKTSEDGRDWFTLPVSAKKARVGALKNLVDRFFEDSVGEAALALLGKKNVKLSAEEADKLISLINNARES